In Anaerobaca lacustris, the genomic stretch GTTCAGTCTGGAACCGCCGGCCGATTACACTCCCCTGGGCGTTGAGCTTCAGGCCGATGCGACGGCAATGACAGAGGCAGACCTGATCGCGTTCCTGCGCCTGTGGTCGAGCTGGACAACCGACGGGATCTTCCCGCCTACCATCAACGGCCCTGAACTGGGCCGGATCGCCCTGCAAATGGCCGCCGAAGGAAAACTCGTGGGCCCCGTTGTGCCCGGGTACGAAGCGGATGAGCAATATCAGATCATGTATCGCGGCATGGCGTTCATGGGCGGGCTGCCCATGGATACCTGGCGCTACGCCGGCCAGAACGTCCCGTTCGGCGACCCGCAGACGCCGATCTTCTGGTACCGCCCCGAAGGCTCGACGACCTGGCGGATGATCTACGCCGACCTGCACGTCGCCGACGTGGCCCCGGAGGATCTGCCGAACTGAGTCTTTCGCACGCTGTCGCAATGCAATCACGGGTCGGACCGATGTGTCCGGCCCGTTCTCGTTTCTCCGGCCCCGATTCCCCACGTTCTTCAGCGCCCACGCCCTGTCTTGCGGCCAAACACATGTCCGGCCGCAACAACGTGGTCTTGCGGAATTTCTGTCGCAAAACGGAAGCGAGCCTCACTATATGGCAAGAACAGGGCTTAGACTTGGATCTCCTGAGGTACCGACAATGGAACTGGAAAAGGACAGCTACTATGTGGAACGTTGTTTGGATGGCCATCCAGACGACTTCCGGCATCTCGTGCGGCGGTATCAGCCAGTCCTGCTGGCCCACTTAGCCGGCAAGTTGGGCAGCAGGGACCGTGCCGAGGAGGCCGCCCAGGAGACCCTGGTGCGGGCCTACTTCAACATGAGCAGGCTCAGGAGCCCGCAGAAGTTCCTTTCCTGGCTGCTGGGCATCGGCGAACGCGTCGCCAAAGAGCAGCAGCGCAAAGAGAGCGTGCGAAGACAGCGTGAACTTGTGCGGGTTTCATCACAAGAGGCCGCCGAACCCGAGTTGTCTGAGGATTGTGGCCTCGAAGCGGCCGTCGCGGCGCTGCGCGAGCCCTACCGCCAGGTGATTCTCTTACGCTATTACAGCACCCTGTCCTGTGCCCGGATCGCCGATCAGCTCGAAATGCCCCTGGGCACCGTCACCAAAACGCTCTCACGAGCCTACGTCCTGCTGCGCCAGGCCATGCAGCAGCGGCAGCAAATTCACGAGGTGCAATGATGAACTGCGCAGAATCGCGAGAACAACTTGTTTTGCATATCGAGCAATTGCTGGATGAGTCTGAGGAGCGACGGCTGGCCGAACATCTGGCAGGCTGTCGATCGTGCCGGGCCGAACTGAAGGAGCTCGAGATCCTTCAGCAACGTCTGGCCTCCAGTGGCCGGGTTGCCGCCGAAGGCAGCCTGGAAGAACCCGTAATGGACCGAATCATTCGCGAACAGAACGTCAGGCTTAAGAGCGCGGCGCAAGCCGGCGCGGGCCTGTGCCTAAGGAGAGTTCTTATGAAGAGCCCCATGACAAGAGTGGCCGCTGCAGCGGTCGCGGTGATCGCGTGCGTACTGGCCTTCTCTATGTGGAGAGATACGACGTCGGTCACCCTAGCGGGAGTCGTTGCCAAGGTCGAGCAGATTCAGTCCTATCTCTACAGGGAAAGTGCCACCACTCGAGACCAGAGTGGAGGCGACTACACGCTGGAAGCCACGGTGCTGACGTCGAACGTGTACGGCGTGAAGACGGAACAGACAACCGTGAAAGCCGGCAATGGCCAGGAGACGCGGTTGCTGATGTACC encodes the following:
- a CDS encoding RNA polymerase sigma factor codes for the protein MELEKDSYYVERCLDGHPDDFRHLVRRYQPVLLAHLAGKLGSRDRAEEAAQETLVRAYFNMSRLRSPQKFLSWLLGIGERVAKEQQRKESVRRQRELVRVSSQEAAEPELSEDCGLEAAVAALREPYRQVILLRYYSTLSCARIADQLEMPLGTVTKTLSRAYVLLRQAMQQRQQIHEVQ